The Bacteroidota bacterium genome segment TTTCATGTGAAGCATTTTCGGTGAATTCCTTTAAATTAATGTAATCGTTCTCTATTTTGTTTGTCATTCGTTGTACAGCCAGATTTAAATCTTCAAATTCTTTTACATCTGAATGTTTGAGTGCAAGTTCTGTTTTGTTGGTTACATCATAACTACTAAGTTTTTCAATCGTATCATAAAATACTTTCCATGCAAATCGGGATGTGAAATTATTCATTATCAGTAATGTAAGAATGACTAGAATAACCAAAATAGTCATTATCAAAAATATTCGTATAATGAGATTGTCAGTTTCTTCTAAGGATTTGAAAATCTGAATATAGAATTTTTCATCACCAACAGTGGCTATAAAACCCAATTGCCGATAGGGTGTGAATTTGCTTACATTGTGATCGAAGATTACCGTGTCGCTAAAGTAAAGGTCTGGATAGCTTGCATTTGTAATTTTTGTTAATTCTATCCTTTCATTCTGATTAGGAGGAAGTGCGTTCCCAATGTGCGCAGAAGTAATTGATTCAATGATATTATTTTTTCTTTTATCAAGCTCAACATTGATATTTTTATTAACCTGAACGCGTAAAAGAAAGTAGAAAAGGAAAATTCCAACCAAGAAAACAAACAGAGAGATAGAAAGGAAATTTAAGCTGGTTTTGGTTAAAAGTTTCATTGATTTGTTTTTCCCGGATCGTGAAATGTTTATACTTTTTCAGCCTCAAATTTATAACCTACACGATAAACAGTTTTAATATAATCGGAGCAGGAAGCAGAAATCAGTTTTTTTCGAAGGTTTTTAATGTGG includes the following:
- a CDS encoding HAMP domain-containing histidine kinase encodes the protein MKLLTKTSLNFLSISLFVFLVGIFLFYFLLRVQVNKNINVELDKRKNNIIESITSAHIGNALPPNQNERIELTKITNASYPDLYFSDTVIFDHNVSKFTPYRQLGFIATVGDEKFYIQIFKSLEETDNLIIRIFLIMTILVILVILTLLIMNNFTSRFAWKVFYDTIEKLSSYDVTNKTELALKHSDVKEFEDLNLAVQRMTNKIENDYINLKEFTENASHEIQTPLAIINSKMEVLLQSGDLSDKQLKSVADTYDASNRLSRLNKALLLLTKIENRQFPESTSVSPELIINKQLELLEDLIQSKNITIEIHKTEDCILLINPYLADILFSNLIKNAIRHNINKGKLIIDISKDSLIISNTGINQELQEEKLFKRFYKSSESSESLGLGLSIVQKIAEVYHYSISYQYNQSLHSIGVHFNTTGKTSSANK